CCCAATCCCTGGGGACACCCCTAGATCCATTGGGGACACCCCCAGATCTCCCCCAGAGCAAGggcaccccaaatcccttgGGACGCCCCCTAGATCCATTGGGGACACCCCTAGATCCATTTGGAACACCCCTAGATCTATTGGGGACACCCCCAGATCCATTGGGACACTCctagatccccccccagcccctgggtCCCCCAATTCCCCCAAGGGCAAGggcaccccaaatcccttgGGATGCCCCCCAATCCCTGGGGACACCCCTAGATCTCCCCCAGCGGCAAGggcaccccaaatcccttgggatgccccccagatccattggGAACACCCCTAGATCCATTGGGGACACCCCTAGATCCATTGGGACGCTCctagatcccccccagcccctgggtCCCCCAATTCCCCCAGGGCAAGggcaccccaaatcccttgggatgcccccaaatccctggggacacccccagatccattggaacacccccagatccatcGGGAACACCCCTAGATCCATTGGGGACACTCCTAGATCCAGTGGGGACACCCCTAGATCCATTGGggacacccccagatcccccccagGGCAAGggcaccccaaatcccttgGGACGCCCCTAGATCTTTCGGGGACACCCCTAAATCCATCAGGGACACCCCTAGACCCATCGGGGACACCCCTAGATCCTCCCCTCCCCAAGCCCCTGGgtcccccaaatcccttggGATGCCCCCTAGATCCATTTGGAACACCCCAAAAATCCCTGGGCGGCCCCCTCCCCTGGTTCAAAGCCTGGGGGCCCCCCCAATTTCTGCCTCTGCCCCCCCAGATCCGCCCTGCTCCACGCCGGCTTCCGCGTTTCCCTCTCCCACGCCTGCAAAAACGCCGTCAAGACGGATGCGCCGCCCGCCCTGCTCTGGGACCTCATGCGCTGCTGGGTGAGAAACGGGGTGCGGGGACCCCCCCAGAAAAAATGGGGGGCTGAGCAACctcccctgacccccccctgcaccccctttttttcctcgtCAGGCCAAGCTGCACCCCGTGAAACGCGAGCGGCTCGCGGAGACCAGCCCGGCCGCGCGGATCCTCGCCGTGGAGCCCACGtaggagcccccccaaaaacaccctgaccccccccaaatcatcCCGTTCCCCCGACTTTGCCCCCCTAAATGATCCTGACCCCCCTCCCGGCTTTGCTCCCCACAAATAATCCCACCCTCCAAACGACCCTGGATCACGCTTTGACCCCCCAAAATgaccctgtgcccccccaaaaTGACCCTGGCCCCCCCCAAAGAACCCTGtcccccccattttgcccccccgaccccattccccctcctttacccccccaaatcaccctgtccccccccccattttgccccccaaTGACCCCATTCCCCCCCGtacccccccaaatcaccctgtccccccccattttgcccccccatgaccccattccccctcctttacccccccaaatcaccctgTCCCCCCCGATTTTGCCCCCCAATGACCCCATTCCCCCCCGtacccccccaaatcaccctgtccccccccattttgcccccccatgaccccattccccctcctttacccccccaaatcaccctgTCCCCCCGATTTTGCCCCCCAATGACCCCACTCCCCCCCGtacccccccaaatcaccctgtccccccccaatGACCCCATTCCCCCACTGTgcccccccaaaatcaccctgtcccccccattttgccccccatgaccccattccccctcctttacccccccaaatcaccccgtccccccccattttgcccccctAAAATgaccctgtgcccccccaatcaccctgtccccccccattttgcccccccatgaccccattccccctcctttacccccccaaatcaccctgtccccccccattttgccccccaaTGACCCCATTCCCCCCTGTACCCCCCCAAATGACCCCGTCCCCCCCCGTTTCGCCCCCCCCCCAGGCTCCAGGCCTCCTTCGCTCTCCACCCGGACGCCAACCCCAGCTCCAGGAAACGGGGTCTCAAGCGCTTCCCGGAGAACCCCGAAGCCTTTTGGGGTCCCAAGGCTCGGGCGAAGGCCGGGTaagagccctgggggggggtcagggggcgctggggggggggggggtcaaggggggcccccccccaaactcccagCCCCACCCCTGGAATCGTGCCTGGAGAGAGGGAGCGAGGCACCCTACAAAtcaggggtggggaggggtcCCCTGGTCTGttattttggggagggggggtgttATCTGtgcccccccccgacccccccccaGGGGTGGGatctccccctccctccaggAGAAGCGGCAGCGGCTCCAGAACAAGCGTTCGGCGCGGACGGAGAGCGGCGCCGGCCTCAAAATGTTCCCGTGTAAACGCTTCAAGGAGGTACCGGGGGGGGCTGGAATATTGGGGGGGGCTGGAATattgggggggggctggaatATTGCGGGGGGGTGCTCATATTGGGAGCTGAGCCCGGTGCAACTCGTTACacagagggaaactgaggcacggggggacacagagggaaactgaggcatgcgGGGGGCCCCCCCCACTTCATGGAGGGACAGGAGGGGGGTGCAGggcttttttttgggggggggggtgaatAATGGGAGGGGCTGGATTGATTGGGGGGGGCTGGAATAATGGGAAGGGAATGGAATATTGGGGGGGGGACGACCCTGGGAACAAAGGGGGAGCCCAGGAACAAGGAATGGGGCTGGaataatgggggggggggggctggaatAATGGGGGGGGTGTGGAATGTTAGGATGGAGTCTGGAATatttggggggggctggaatAATGGGAGGGGGAACTGGAAtaatggggggggggctgggaacaAAGGGGGAGCTCAGGAATAAGGAATGGGGCTGGAATGTTGAGGGGGGGCTGGAATGTTGGGGGGGGCTGGAATGTTGGGGGGGGCTGGAATAATGGGGGGGGGACTGGAATAATGGGGGAGGGAGCCCAGAAACAAGGAATGGGCCTGGAataatgggggggggggctggaatAAAGAGAGGGGCTGGAATAATGGGGGGGGCCTGGAATAAAGAGAGGGGCTGGAATAATGAGGGGGGCCTGGAATAATGGGGGGGGCCTGGAATAAAGAGAGGGGCTGGaataatggggggggggggctgggaatAAGGGGGGAACCCAGGAACAAGGAATGGACCTGGAATAATGGGGGGGGCTGGAATAAGGGGGATCTCTGGGAACAAGGTGGGGGCTGGAACaaaggggggggggcaggaatAAGGGGGGGGTCCTCACtgccttctcccccccccccccccagggaagctgctccctGGGTGCCGACTGTCGATACTCGCACGAGGAGGGGGTCccggccgccgccccccccgatCCCGAATAAACTGCGTCCGGAGACAAATTCCCATGGAATTTAATGCGCTTTTGGAAGCtgaggggggggtggggggggtgggggggcgagGGGCCCCCCCCCAACTCAAAGCCCCCCCCGCACCGAGGCCAGGAATGTCCGGATCTCCATGGGTTCCAGGCGCACCCGGCGCGGATCCAGtttggcactgggatgggactgggatggacctGGGAAAATGGGAAACGGGGgtgagacccccccccaaaactccttAAAGCCCCCCtaaagccccccccccccccccgggctccccagtccccccagcaCCGGTATCCGGGGTCCAAACGAGGCGGGAGATGGCGTCGAGGGGCAAATCGGCCCCCAGGCTCAGCTCCTGCACGGAGACGACGGAGAAGGCGGAGAAGAGGCTctgggagagggaaaaatcCATCAGGGACGGGGAGCGGGAACGGGGGGCGGCtctgggagtgggaattggCGCTAGGAGTGGGAATCGGGAGTGGGAATTGGCTCTGGGAGTGGGAATCGGGAGTGGGAATTGGCtctgggagtgggaattgggagcGGGAATTGGCTCTAGGAGTGGGGATCGGCTCTGGGAATGGGAATCGGGAGTGGGAATTGGCTCTGGGAGTGGGGAGCGGCTCTGGGAATGGGAATCGGGAGTGGGAATTGGCTCTGGGAGTGGGGATTGGCTCTAGGAATGGGAATCGGGAGCGGGAATTGGCTCtaggagtgggaattgggagaAGGAATTGGCTCTAGGAgtggggagcagctctgggaaTGGGATTTGGGAGTAGGAATCACTGTAGGAATGGGAATCGGGACTGGGAATTGGCTCTGGGGGTGGGAATcgctgcagggagcagctccaGGAGTGGGGAGCAGCCCCGGGATTAGGGATTTGCCTCTGGGAATTGTCTTCGGGAGCAGGGATCACCCAGGAAGGGTTCAGGGGGGATGGGATCTCCAATCCCAGCGCGTTCCGACCCCCAGGTGTGGGCACAGAgccctcccactggaccaggggggccaaagcccatggatccagctgaTCCCACTCtggatccttcctgccctccatccatggatccagcctggcctgatccctctctagatccttcctgccctccagccatggatccagcctctcctgatccctctctagatccttcctgccctccagccatggatccagcctctcctgatccctctctagatccttcctgccctccagccatggatccagcctctcccgatccctctctagatccttcctgccctccagccatggatccagcctctcccgatccctctctagatccttcctgccctccagccatggatccagcctctcccgATCCCCACCCCTCCCATCCCCGCGTGGGGGCTGGTGTCGGGAAGGCCGCGGTGTCTCACCAGGAGGTCGATGGTGACGGGCTGGGACCCGTTGACGCTCTCCCCGCGCTCGAACTGATGCTCCAGCCTCACGAGGACGTTCCCGTCGTCCTCGGCCGCCAGCGTCAGGAGGTGGACGTTGGGCGGCAGCTCCGTCCGCAACGCCGAGAACTTGGGGAGGGGGTCACGGTGAGGGGGGACACGGTGGCTGTGACCCCCCTCCCCGGTCCCCGTTGGGTTTCACGTCTCACCTCCCACCGGCCCCGGCTGAAGGACGAGCCCTCTCCGGCCGCCAGCACCGCGTAGGGCGCCACGACCAGCTCCTGCGCCAGCGGCCGGTGCCGCTCGGCCGCCGATGCCACCGGCTCCAGGAGGACGAGGTGGCGGCCGCGGACAACCAGCCCTCGCCCCGTGGCTCCCGGTTCGGACAGGGGCTCCCCGACTCCCCGGTTGTCGTCGCAGAGCAGCCGGCGATGGACCTGGGGGGAACGGCAGCCGGCGTGGGGCACGTCACCCTGGAGGCTGCAGCCTGGTCCTCGCAGCCCGGAGGATGCAacccccacatctgcatccctgaagctgcatcccagcccctgcacccccacatctgcatccctgaggctgcatcccagcccctgcacccccacatttccatccctgaggctgcatcccagcccctgcacccccacatctgcatccctgaggctgcatcccagcccctgcacccccacatctgcatccctgaggctgcatcccagcccctgcacccccacatttccatccctgaagctgcatcccagcccctgcacccccacatttccatccctgaggctgcatcccagctgctgcacccccacttttccatccctgaggctgcatcccagctcctgaacccccacatttccatccctgaggctgcatcccagcccctgcacccccacatttccatccctgaagctgcatcccagctgctgcaccccaacatttccatccctgaggctgtatcccagcccctgcacccccacatctgcatccctgaggctgcatcccagcccctgcacccccacatttccatccctgaagctgcatcccagcccctgcacccccacatctgcatccctgaggctgcatcccagcccctgcacccccacatttccatccctgaagctgcatcccagcccctgcacccccacatctgcatccctgaggctgcatcccagcccctgcacccccacatttccatccctgaggctgcatcccagcccctgcacccccacatttccatccctgaggctgcatcccagcccctgcaccccaacatttccatccctgaggctgcatcccagcccctgcacccccacatttccatccctgaggctgcatcccagcccctgcacgcccacatttccatccctgaggctgcatcccagcccctgcacccccacatttccatccctgaagttgcatcccagctgctgcacccccacatttccatccctgaggctgcatcccagcccctgcacccccacatctgcatccctgaggctgcatcccagcccctgcacccccacatttccatccctga
This region of Phaenicophaeus curvirostris isolate KB17595 unplaced genomic scaffold, BPBGC_Pcur_1.0 scaffold_608, whole genome shotgun sequence genomic DNA includes:
- the LOC138735232 gene encoding LOW QUALITY PROTEIN: lysosomal alpha-mannosidase-like (The sequence of the model RefSeq protein was modified relative to this genomic sequence to represent the inferred CDS: inserted 1 base in 1 codon); translation: LSPPPFSSSSSCRYNASTGNSESSQASGAYIFRPNSSDPSPVSSSKRVSTYLVQNSLVQELHQNFSSWCSQVVRLXRGQPYLELEWTVGPIPVDDGVGKEIISRFETPLRTGSVFYTDSNGRQILERRRNYRPTWDLNQTEPVAGNYYPVNTRIFIKDEKVQLTVLTDRSQGGSSIFDGSLELMVHRRLLCDDNRGVGEPLSEPGATGRGLVVRGRHLVLLEPVASAAERHRPLAQELVVAPYAVLAAGEGSSFSRGRWEFSALRTELPPNVHLLTLAAEDDGNVLVRLEHQFERGESVNGSQPVTIDLLSLFSAFSVVSVQELSLGADLPLDAISRLVWTPDTGPSQSHPSAKLDPRRVRLEPMEIRTFLASVRGGL